A part of Roseitalea porphyridii genomic DNA contains:
- a CDS encoding M48 family metalloprotease — protein MLLAGAAVALAGCTSLTNMGLDSDLSPSARPVIADNVRTGRLARIGAAQHPRILASYGGEYSDTRLERMVAGIVGRLVTVSDNPSQVYQVSILDTPVINAFALPGGYLYVSRGLLAVANDSAELGAVIAHEMAHVTANHGVLRQQREAEAVLASRVVSEVLSDKAAGERALARGKVALAQFSRNQELEADAIGIAAMGEAGFDPYAAADFQQAMSAFNAFRSGSSAQENSLDFLSTHPSTPQRVSLALGHARKLGAPGTVGERDRNAYLAGIDGMLFGDSPDEGYVRGNTYAHAELGIAFEFPAGFEIENRPEAVLAARASDGAGIRFDGVDVPSTQALTDYLLSGWVEGLDRSSVRATKVNGLDAAVARATVGRWAFDVTVVRGPAQVYRVLVAVPVGSAALEPLAQNSRTGFRLLSDAEKAELKPLRIRVVRAGAGDTVDTLSRTMLGSTDRAGFFRVLNGLEPDERLVPGAYYKTVTY, from the coding sequence ATGCTGCTCGCCGGTGCGGCGGTGGCGCTGGCGGGCTGCACGTCGCTGACCAATATGGGGCTTGATTCCGACCTTTCGCCGTCGGCGCGGCCCGTCATCGCCGACAATGTGCGCACCGGACGCCTGGCGCGCATCGGCGCGGCCCAGCATCCGCGCATCCTTGCCTCCTATGGCGGCGAATATTCGGACACCCGGCTCGAGCGCATGGTGGCCGGCATCGTCGGCCGGCTGGTGACGGTCTCCGACAATCCCAGCCAGGTCTACCAGGTCTCGATCCTCGACACGCCGGTGATCAACGCGTTCGCCCTGCCCGGCGGCTATCTCTACGTCTCGCGCGGCCTTTTGGCGGTCGCCAACGATTCGGCGGAACTGGGCGCGGTGATCGCGCACGAGATGGCGCACGTGACCGCCAATCACGGTGTCCTGCGGCAGCAGCGCGAGGCCGAGGCCGTTCTGGCGAGCCGCGTCGTCTCCGAGGTCCTTTCGGACAAGGCGGCCGGAGAGCGCGCCCTGGCGCGCGGCAAGGTGGCGCTGGCGCAGTTCTCGCGTAATCAGGAGCTGGAGGCCGATGCGATCGGCATTGCGGCGATGGGTGAAGCGGGCTTCGATCCCTATGCGGCCGCCGACTTCCAGCAGGCGATGAGCGCCTTCAATGCGTTCCGCAGCGGTTCGAGCGCGCAGGAGAACAGCCTCGACTTTCTTTCGACGCATCCGTCGACGCCGCAGCGCGTCTCGCTGGCGCTCGGCCATGCGCGCAAGCTCGGCGCGCCGGGGACCGTGGGCGAACGCGACCGCAACGCCTATCTGGCGGGCATCGACGGCATGCTGTTCGGCGACAGTCCTGACGAGGGTTATGTGCGCGGCAACACCTATGCCCATGCCGAACTCGGCATCGCATTCGAGTTCCCGGCCGGCTTCGAGATCGAGAACCGCCCCGAAGCCGTGCTTGCCGCGCGTGCGAGCGACGGCGCCGGCATCCGTTTCGACGGTGTCGACGTCCCGAGCACCCAGGCGCTCACCGATTATCTGCTCAGCGGCTGGGTCGAAGGGCTCGACCGGTCGAGCGTGCGCGCGACGAAGGTCAACGGGCTCGACGCCGCGGTGGCTCGGGCGACCGTCGGTCGCTGGGCGTTCGATGTGACGGTGGTGCGTGGACCGGCGCAGGTCTATCGCGTGCTCGTGGCCGTTCCGGTGGGATCGGCCGCGCTCGAACCATTGGCGCAGAACAGCCGCACCGGGTTCCGGCTTCTGTCGGACGCTGAAAAAGCCGAACTCAAGCCGCTGCGTATCCGCGTCGTCCGCGCCGGTGCCGGCGACACGGTGGATACGCTGTCACGGACGATGCTTGGCAGCACGGATCGGGCCGGCTTCTTCCGCGTGCTCAACGGGCTCGAGCCCGACGAACGGCTCGTTCCGGGCGCGTACTACAAGACCGTGACCTACTGA
- a CDS encoding ATP-binding cassette domain-containing protein, whose translation MSGGGTSVRCEALSFRYRPDEPAMRFDCAFAPGRVTSVMGPSGSGKSTLLALIAGFERAESGRILIGDADITRLPPARRPVSIVFQDNNLFAHLDVAANVGLGIAPDLRLDSAARGKLAEALDAVGLAGYETRKPGALSGGERQRVAIARALVRDRPVLMLDEAFGSLGPALRAAMLDLVADLHRRMAMTVIMVSHDPDDARRIASDLVFIDGGRVAAQGPTDRLLDDGENETVRAYLGSRQTPS comes from the coding sequence ATGAGCGGGGGCGGCACCAGTGTGCGGTGCGAGGCGCTGTCGTTCCGCTACCGGCCGGACGAGCCGGCGATGCGTTTTGATTGCGCCTTCGCGCCGGGACGGGTGACCTCGGTGATGGGGCCGAGCGGGTCGGGCAAGTCGACGCTGCTGGCGCTGATCGCCGGCTTCGAGCGGGCCGAGAGTGGCCGCATTCTGATCGGCGATGCGGATATCACGCGCCTGCCGCCGGCGCGTCGTCCGGTTTCGATCGTCTTTCAGGACAACAATCTGTTCGCCCATCTCGACGTGGCCGCCAATGTCGGCCTTGGCATCGCGCCCGATCTCAGGCTCGATTCGGCCGCGCGCGGCAAGCTCGCCGAGGCGCTCGATGCGGTCGGACTTGCCGGCTACGAGACCCGCAAGCCCGGCGCGCTGTCCGGCGGGGAGCGCCAGCGCGTCGCCATCGCCCGCGCGCTGGTGCGCGATCGGCCCGTGCTGATGCTTGACGAGGCGTTCGGATCGCTCGGGCCCGCGCTGCGCGCGGCGATGCTCGATCTGGTGGCCGACCTCCACCGGCGGATGGCGATGACGGTGATCATGGTCAGCCACGATCCGGACGACGCGCGCCGGATCGCCTCCGACCTCGTCTTCATCGATGGCGGCCGTGTCGCCGCCCAGGGCCCGACGGACCGATTGCTCGATGACGGTGAAAACGAGACGGTCCGTGCCTATCTGGGTTCGAGACAGACGCCGTCTTGA
- the lysA gene encoding diaminopimelate decarboxylase — MNHFQYRDGVLYAEDVPLPSIAEAVGTPFYCYSTATLTRHYEVFAGAFSDIDALICYALKANSNQAVLATLARLGAGADVVSEGELRRALAAGITPDRIMFSGVGKTAAEMDFALSVGIRCFNVESEPELELLSDRAVAAGTTAPVSIRINPDVDARTHAKITTGRSGDKFGISWLKARDVYRHAAALPGLRVNGIDMHIGSQITDMQPFDAAFALLAELVGTLRADGHAIEHVDLGGGLGIPYRGDNNPPPLPDDYSAIVRKHLGPLGVTTIFEPGRLIAGNAGVLVTTTLFLKQADHKNYLIVDAAMNDLIRPTLYDAWHDIEPVRLPADDAPRLTLDVVGPVCETGDYLGHDREMARPEPGDLFAIRTAGAYGAVQAGTYNSRLLVPEVIVHGDRWHLARRRPSYDEMIGMDSVPAWL, encoded by the coding sequence GTGAACCATTTCCAGTACCGTGATGGCGTCCTTTACGCCGAGGACGTGCCGCTGCCGTCGATCGCCGAGGCCGTCGGCACGCCGTTCTACTGCTATTCGACCGCCACGCTGACGCGCCATTACGAGGTCTTCGCCGGCGCCTTTTCCGACATCGACGCGCTGATCTGCTACGCGCTGAAGGCCAATTCGAACCAGGCAGTGCTGGCGACGCTTGCCAGGCTCGGCGCGGGCGCCGACGTGGTCTCGGAGGGCGAATTGCGGCGCGCGCTCGCCGCCGGCATCACCCCCGACAGGATCATGTTCTCCGGCGTCGGCAAGACCGCCGCCGAAATGGATTTCGCGCTTTCGGTCGGCATCCGCTGCTTCAACGTGGAATCCGAGCCCGAACTGGAACTGCTGTCGGACCGCGCCGTCGCCGCCGGCACGACCGCGCCTGTCTCGATCCGCATCAATCCCGATGTCGATGCCAGGACGCACGCCAAGATCACCACCGGCCGCAGCGGCGACAAGTTCGGCATTTCATGGCTGAAGGCGCGCGACGTCTATCGCCACGCCGCGGCGCTGCCGGGCCTGCGCGTCAACGGCATCGACATGCATATAGGCAGCCAGATCACCGACATGCAGCCCTTCGATGCCGCCTTCGCCCTGCTCGCCGAACTGGTCGGAACGCTGCGCGCCGACGGGCACGCGATCGAGCACGTCGACCTGGGCGGCGGGCTCGGCATTCCCTATCGCGGCGACAACAATCCGCCGCCGCTGCCCGACGACTACAGCGCCATCGTCAGGAAGCATCTGGGTCCGCTCGGCGTGACGACGATCTTCGAGCCCGGCCGGCTGATCGCCGGCAATGCCGGCGTGCTGGTCACGACGACGCTCTTTCTCAAGCAGGCCGACCACAAGAACTATCTGATCGTCGACGCGGCGATGAACGACCTGATCCGGCCGACGCTCTACGACGCCTGGCACGACATCGAACCGGTCCGGCTGCCCGCGGACGACGCGCCGCGCCTGACGCTCGATGTCGTCGGTCCGGTCTGCGAGACCGGCGATTATCTCGGCCATGACAGGGAGATGGCACGGCCCGAACCGGGCGATCTGTTCGCGATCCGCACCGCCGGCGCCTATGGTGCGGTGCAGGCGGGAACCTACAATTCGCGCCTGCTGGTGCCCGAGGTGATCGTCCATGGCGACCGCTGGCATCTGGCGCGCCGGCGGCCTTCCTATGACGAGATGATCGGCATGGACAGCGTGCCCGCCTGGCTCTGA
- a CDS encoding TIGR02302 family protein: MAAPPSAAPENPRDEHDHERDGHDIRRLNAGAGLGFARWFSRAVIVAERVAPLVLPLTLVVCLFLILSWFGFFRAVPDLVRIGTAIVLGLAGLASLWPLRHLVMPADFDVDHRLERDNRLAHRPITTQDDALARDDDPFARALWKAHQERIARGLGRVDPVRARTTIPARDPWALRALVPLLLVTAFAFSFAPGGGALTDIARSHSSEVVVPARVDAWVTPPAYTGIAPIFLTSDLNADKSAFTVPEGSVVTVRIAGGNGAEQVSFPSPDVAVEAEGGADGQARAFETVVDAGGELAITDGETALGRWTVTMTEDDAPEIAFAAENPLERAANGTMTLSYVTTDDYRVAGARGLIELAAPDAEGTRPLYDPPELPLSLPRRNADDGSARTVRDLTEHPWAGAEVRMTLEAEDDLGQIGQSATRTLVLPGRPFSNPLARAIIEQRRHLALDANRQDAIVDLFDALMLYPEETIDNASHFLGLSTARTRLADARNDDQLRDVVDYLWEVARQIEDGGLTDAERRLQQAQQALREALENGASEEEIARLMDELRQAMQDYMREFAERALNDPDLAQQMPQMDGQELTPQTLDEMMDQLEEMAQSGAREQAMQMLDQLQNMMNNLQMARPNPQGEGQNPAQQQMNELGEILREQQELMDETFRQNRQGQQGQQGQPNQQGQMGQNGQQPGQQPGQQPGQQGQQPGQGQMGQNGEGQQRGPGLQGLAPGQQALQQRLDDFMEGLRGMGIEPGDDFGEAGRSMGEAGEALGGNEGEQALAEQGNAMDALRRGAGEMMQQMQQQAQNGQAGSMEPGGTRNGDSRDPLGRPQRSSGPDFGESVDVPDEIDVRRAREILDAIRERLGNALSPQLEREYLERLLDLR, encoded by the coding sequence ATGGCCGCACCTCCTTCCGCCGCCCCGGAGAACCCCCGCGACGAACACGACCACGAAAGAGACGGCCATGACATCCGCCGCCTGAACGCCGGCGCCGGCCTGGGTTTTGCGCGCTGGTTCAGCCGCGCCGTGATCGTCGCCGAACGCGTCGCCCCGCTCGTCCTGCCGCTGACCCTCGTCGTCTGCCTGTTCCTGATCCTGTCCTGGTTCGGCTTCTTCCGCGCCGTTCCCGACCTGGTCCGGATCGGCACGGCGATCGTGCTCGGCCTCGCCGGTCTGGCATCGCTGTGGCCGCTGCGGCATCTGGTCATGCCGGCCGATTTCGACGTCGACCACCGGCTCGAACGCGACAATCGCCTGGCGCACCGGCCGATCACCACGCAGGACGATGCGCTGGCGCGCGACGACGATCCGTTCGCACGCGCCCTTTGGAAGGCGCATCAGGAACGCATCGCAAGGGGCCTTGGCCGCGTCGATCCGGTCCGCGCCCGGACGACCATCCCGGCGCGCGATCCATGGGCCCTGCGCGCACTGGTGCCGCTGCTCCTCGTGACCGCCTTCGCCTTTTCCTTCGCGCCGGGAGGCGGCGCGCTGACCGACATCGCCCGCAGCCACTCAAGCGAGGTCGTCGTGCCGGCCCGCGTCGATGCCTGGGTCACACCGCCCGCCTATACGGGCATCGCGCCGATCTTCCTGACCTCGGACCTGAACGCCGACAAGTCCGCCTTCACCGTGCCCGAGGGCAGCGTCGTGACGGTCCGCATCGCCGGCGGTAACGGGGCCGAGCAGGTCAGCTTCCCTTCGCCGGACGTCGCGGTCGAGGCAGAAGGCGGCGCCGACGGTCAGGCCCGCGCCTTCGAGACCGTGGTCGACGCGGGCGGCGAACTGGCGATCACCGACGGCGAAACGGCGCTCGGCCGCTGGACCGTCACCATGACCGAGGACGACGCGCCCGAAATCGCCTTTGCCGCCGAGAACCCGCTCGAACGGGCCGCCAACGGTACGATGACGTTGAGCTATGTGACGACGGACGATTACCGCGTCGCCGGCGCGCGCGGCCTGATCGAGCTCGCCGCCCCCGATGCGGAGGGCACGCGGCCGCTCTACGATCCGCCCGAGCTGCCGCTCTCGCTGCCGCGCCGCAATGCCGACGATGGCTCCGCCCGCACCGTCCGCGATCTGACCGAGCATCCGTGGGCCGGCGCCGAGGTTCGCATGACGCTCGAGGCGGAGGACGATCTGGGTCAGATCGGGCAAAGCGCCACCCGCACGCTCGTGCTGCCCGGCCGGCCCTTCTCCAATCCGCTGGCGCGCGCGATCATCGAGCAGCGCCGGCATCTTGCGCTCGACGCCAACCGGCAGGACGCCATCGTCGATCTGTTCGATGCGTTGATGCTCTATCCCGAGGAGACGATCGACAACGCCTCCCATTTCCTCGGCCTGTCGACGGCCCGCACGCGGCTGGCCGACGCACGCAACGACGACCAGTTGCGCGACGTGGTCGACTATCTGTGGGAGGTGGCCCGCCAGATCGAGGATGGCGGACTGACCGATGCCGAGCGCCGCCTGCAGCAGGCCCAGCAGGCGCTGCGCGAAGCGCTCGAGAACGGCGCCTCCGAAGAGGAGATCGCCCGGCTGATGGACGAGCTGCGCCAGGCGATGCAGGACTACATGCGCGAGTTCGCCGAGCGCGCACTGAACGATCCCGACCTCGCGCAGCAGATGCCGCAGATGGACGGGCAGGAACTGACGCCGCAGACGCTCGACGAGATGATGGACCAGCTCGAGGAAATGGCCCAGTCGGGCGCGCGCGAGCAGGCCATGCAGATGCTCGACCAGCTCCAGAACATGATGAACAACCTTCAGATGGCGCGGCCCAATCCCCAGGGCGAGGGCCAGAACCCGGCCCAGCAGCAGATGAACGAACTGGGCGAGATCCTGCGCGAGCAGCAGGAGCTGATGGACGAGACCTTCCGCCAGAACCGGCAGGGACAGCAAGGTCAGCAGGGTCAACCCAACCAGCAGGGCCAGATGGGGCAGAACGGCCAGCAGCCGGGCCAGCAACCCGGACAGCAGCCGGGCCAGCAGGGCCAGCAGCCCGGACAGGGGCAGATGGGACAGAATGGCGAGGGCCAGCAGCGCGGTCCGGGACTGCAGGGACTTGCGCCCGGCCAGCAGGCCCTTCAGCAGCGGCTCGACGACTTCATGGAGGGGCTGCGCGGCATGGGCATCGAGCCGGGCGACGACTTCGGCGAGGCCGGCCGTTCGATGGGCGAGGCCGGCGAGGCGCTGGGCGGCAACGAGGGCGAGCAGGCGCTGGCCGAACAGGGCAACGCGATGGACGCGCTCAGACGCGGCGCCGGCGAGATGATGCAGCAGATGCAGCAGCAGGCCCAGAACGGACAGGCCGGCTCGATGGAACCCGGCGGAACCCGCAACGGTGACAGCCGCGATCCGCTCGGCCGGCCGCAGCGCTCATCGGGCCCCGATTTCGGCGAGTCGGTCGACGTGCCCGACGAGATCGACGTGCGTCGCGCCCGCGAGATCCTCGATGCGATCCGCGAGCGGCTCGGCAACGCGCTGTCGCCGCAGCTCGAGCGCGAATATCTCGAGCGGCTGCTGGATCTGCGCTGA
- a CDS encoding ABC transporter permease subunit has product MRPALAGAMAAGVVLIGLCLVAIGALAGQAGTAPDAMSVLADPTVWRIVRFTLWQAVLSTLLSVGLAIPVAIAFHRLADGWLRRAALALFALPLALPQIVAVLGIVALYGEQGVVRALAERAGLAAPSIYGLSGILIAHVFFNLPLAARILFGALAVMPAEYDRLAGQLGMGPVSRFRLVDWPIMRPAAASASALIFMLCVTSFAIVLILGGGPRATTLEVALYQALTFDFDIPRAVVLTLLQLAITITAVALFALAGGAVESGMTVAEADRRAPVVGARGLAGRVPALVVLVAVVFVALPFIAIIAGGLVADLGRLFTQRSVLGAIGTSIGLGLLAALLAVLLAGLLCRGAVVLAARRRFSGAPGTWETVLAQAPSLILVVPPIVIAAGWFIALRTVTDVYAAAPFMVVSVNAAMAMPFAARLMLPAMLAAEERHGRLCAHLGIGGLARARLVSWPVLRAPLIAASAFAFALSLGDLGVIALFGSEQVRTMPFLILQRMGAYRTDDAAGLALILMVMTMILMLAAEHFARRSAPGAAR; this is encoded by the coding sequence ATGCGCCCGGCTCTGGCCGGTGCCATGGCGGCCGGTGTCGTTCTGATCGGGCTGTGTCTGGTTGCGATCGGCGCGCTCGCTGGCCAGGCCGGCACGGCGCCCGATGCCATGTCGGTTCTCGCCGATCCGACCGTCTGGCGCATCGTGCGCTTCACCCTGTGGCAGGCGGTGCTGTCGACGCTGCTGTCGGTCGGGCTCGCCATTCCGGTGGCGATCGCCTTCCATCGTCTCGCCGATGGCTGGCTGCGCCGGGCTGCGCTGGCGCTGTTCGCCCTGCCGCTGGCGCTGCCGCAGATCGTCGCCGTGCTCGGCATCGTCGCGCTCTATGGCGAACAGGGCGTTGTTCGCGCGCTGGCCGAAAGGGCCGGGCTCGCCGCGCCGTCGATCTACGGTCTTTCGGGCATCCTGATCGCGCATGTGTTCTTCAACCTGCCGCTGGCGGCGCGCATCCTGTTCGGGGCGCTGGCCGTGATGCCGGCCGAATATGACCGGCTTGCCGGCCAGCTCGGCATGGGTCCGGTCAGCCGGTTCCGGCTGGTCGACTGGCCGATCATGCGCCCGGCCGCCGCGAGCGCGTCGGCACTGATCTTCATGCTGTGCGTGACCAGCTTCGCCATCGTCCTGATCCTCGGCGGCGGCCCGCGCGCCACCACGCTGGAGGTGGCCCTCTACCAGGCTCTGACCTTCGACTTCGACATTCCGCGGGCGGTCGTGCTCACGCTGCTGCAACTGGCGATCACGATCACGGCCGTCGCCCTGTTCGCGCTGGCCGGGGGCGCGGTCGAGTCGGGCATGACGGTCGCCGAGGCCGACCGTCGCGCGCCGGTCGTCGGGGCGCGCGGTCTTGCAGGCCGGGTACCCGCGCTCGTCGTTCTGGTCGCGGTCGTCTTCGTCGCCCTGCCGTTCATCGCCATCATCGCCGGCGGACTGGTCGCCGATCTCGGCCGTCTGTTCACGCAGCGGTCGGTTCTGGGCGCGATCGGCACCTCGATCGGCCTGGGCCTTCTGGCGGCGTTGCTCGCCGTCCTGCTGGCGGGCCTTCTGTGCCGGGGCGCTGTCGTGCTGGCGGCGCGACGTCGCTTCTCCGGCGCGCCCGGCACCTGGGAGACCGTTCTTGCGCAGGCGCCCTCGCTGATCCTGGTGGTGCCGCCGATCGTCATCGCGGCGGGTTGGTTCATCGCCCTGCGCACGGTCACGGACGTCTATGCGGCCGCACCCTTCATGGTGGTTTCGGTCAACGCGGCGATGGCGATGCCGTTTGCCGCCCGGCTGATGCTGCCGGCCATGCTCGCCGCCGAGGAACGGCACGGCCGGCTGTGCGCGCATCTGGGCATCGGCGGCCTTGCGCGCGCGCGGCTCGTGTCCTGGCCCGTGTTGCGGGCGCCGCTGATCGCGGCCTCGGCATTCGCCTTCGCCCTGTCGCTCGGCGATCTCGGCGTGATCGCCCTGTTCGGTTCCGAGCAGGTGCGGACCATGCCGTTCCTCATCCTGCAGCGCATGGGCGCCTATCGCACGGACGATGCGGCGGGCCTTGCGCTGATCCTGATGGTGATGACGATGATCCTCATGCTGGCCGCCGAACACTTTGCGCGTCGGTCGGCGCCGGGGGCGGCACGATGA